A part of Aegilops tauschii subsp. strangulata cultivar AL8/78 chromosome 2, Aet v6.0, whole genome shotgun sequence genomic DNA contains:
- the LOC109768866 gene encoding endoglucanase 13: MARLAIASAAVALLVLLAAASAEASPAWSDYAGAFDKSLQFFEAQRSGKLPADRTVHWRGDSALTDGFSQGVDLVGGYYDAGDHVKFGFPMAYAVTMLSWGVLEFEKEMVAANSLNRALDAIRWGTNYFIKAHTEPNTLWVQVGDGDSDHLCWERAEDMSTPRTASKIDASRPGSEVAAETAAALAAAAKVFRHYDSMYADLLLMHAKQIFTFADTFRGRYDDSLQCAKKFYPSASGYQDELLWGAAWLYEATGDEDYLDYVARNAEAFGGTGWAVREFSWDNKYAGVQVLLSKVLLAGGGDGDYADTLKQFRAKAEFFMCACIQKNGGNNVRTTPGGLLYVADWNNMQYVSSSVFLLTVYADYLAESGDKLKCPDAEVAPAEIVAFARSQVDYVLGKNPLSMSYMVGHGDKFPTHVHHRGASIPSVYAVNDTVGCMEGFDAYYNSKGADPNVLVGALVGGPDGHDGFVDDRCNYQRAEPTLAAAAPMCGVFARLAASPAAAGNSPGYQPPPGSLHIGGAPLEFVHAVTNSWEHNGVDHYRHTVTAKNTCGHPITYLKLRIEGLTGPIYGVSATHDKEMYGFPSWVTRLDAGEKLTIVYIQEGGPAAKIAVAEYKTG; the protein is encoded by the exons ATGGCGCGGCTGGCGATCGCATCGGCGGCGGTGGCGCTGCTCGTGCTCCTCGCGGCGGCGTCCGCGGAGGCCTCGCCGGCGTGGTCGGACTACGCCGGCGCGTTCGACAAGTCCCTCCAGTTCTTCGAGGCGCAGCGGTCCGGCAAGCTCCCCGCCGACCGCACCGTGCACTGGCGCGGCGACTCCGCCCTCACCGACGGCTTCTCCCAGGGG GTGGATCTGGTCGGCGGGTACTACGACGCCGGCGACCACGTCAAGTTCGGGTTCCCGATGGCGTACGCGGTGACCATGCTGTCGTGGGGCGTGCTCGAGTTCGAGAAGGAGATGGTCGCCGCCAACTCCCTCAACCGCGCCCTCGACGCCATCCGCTGGGGCACCAACTACTTCATCAAGGCCCACACCGAGCCCAACACCCTCTGGGTCCAG GTGGGCGACGGTGACAGCGACCACCTGTGCTGGGAGCGCGCGGAGGACATGTCGACGCCGAGGACGGCGTCCAAGATCGACGCCAGCCGCCCGGGCTCCGAGGTGGCCGCCGAGACGGCCGCGGCGCTCGCCGCGGCTGCCAAGGTGTTCCGGCACTACGACTCCATGTACGCCGACCTGCTGCTCATGCACGCCAAGCAGATCTTCACCTTCGCAGACACCTTCCGCGGCCGCTACGACGACTCCCTACAGTGCGCCAAGAAGTTCTACCCCTCCGCGTCCGGGTACCAAGACGAGCTGCTCTGGGGCGCCGCCTGGCTCTACGAGGCCACCGGCGACGAGGACTACCTCGACTACGTCGCCCGGAACGCCGAGGCCTTCGGCGGGACCGGCTGGGCCGTGCGCGAGTTCTCCTGGGACAACAAGTACGCCGGCGTCCAGGTGCTGCTCTCCAAGGTGCTCCTCGCTGGCGGCGGCGATGGTGACTACGCCGACACGCTCAAGCAGTTCCGGGCCAAGGCCGAGTTCTTCATGTGCGCCTGCATCCAGAAGAACGGCGGCAACAACGTCAGGACCACCCCCGGCGGCCTCCTCTACGTCGCCGACTGGAACAACATGCAGTACGTCAGCTCCTCCGTCTTCCTCCTCACCGTCTACGCCGACTACCTCGCCGAGTCCGGCGACAAGTTGAAGTGCCCCGACGCCGAGGTCGCGCCGGCCGAGATCGTCGCCTTCGCCAGGTCGCAGGTCGACTACGTCCTGGGCAAGAACCCGCTCTCCATGAGCTACATGGTCGGCCACGGCGACAAGTTCCCCACGCACGTGCACCACCGCGGCGCCTCCATCCCCTCCGTCTACGCCGTGAACGACACCGTCGGGTGCATGGAGGGGTTCGACGCCTACTACAACAGCAAGGGCGCCGACCCCAACGTCCTCGTCGGCGCGCTCGTCGGCGGGCCAGACGGCCACGACGGCTTCGTCGACGACCGCTGCAACTACCAGCGCGCCGAGCCCACCCTCGCTGCCGCGGCACCGATGTGCGGCGTCTTCGCCCGCCTCGCCGCCTCGCCCGCGGCCGCCGGTAATAGCCCGGGCTACCAGCCTCCGCCGGGCTCCCTGCACATCGGAGGCGCGCCACTGGAGTTCGTGCACGCGGTGACCAACTCGTGGGAGCACAACGGCGTGGATCACTACCGGCACACCGTGACGGCGAAGAACACGTGCGGCCACCCCATCACGTACCTGAAGCTGCGCATCGAGGGGCTGACCGGCCCCATCTACGGCGTCTCGGCCACGCACGACAAGGAGATGTACGGGTTCCCCTCGTGGGTCACCAGACTTGACGCCGGCGAGAAGCTCACCATCGTGTACATCCAGGAGGGCGGCCCTGCGGCCAAGATCGCCGTCGCCGAGTACAAGACGGGCTGA